The following is a genomic window from Caproiciproducens sp. CPB-2.
CTTCTCCGTTCAGAGCTAAGGGCAAACCTTTCTTTCATAATGCTGCCGCAGGCGTTTCGTCTTCGGCAGCTTCTTTATGAATATGAATATATTGTAATTTTCTATTGACAAAACATAGATAAATCTATATAATAAGCTAATGTAGCGCTGAGGTGTAATTATGCTTCTTGATTTGAAAAAGGTGTTTTCCGACAGAGAGGAAAGCTGTTCCTTTGACTACCTGCTGGATTTGTCATCTACCGATATCAATGGCTATCATCCTTTTGTTTCACCTGTGAAGGTTCGGGGGACCGTGAAAGGTCAGGACGGCTTTGCGCAGCTTAACGCCGAGGTTTCGTTTGAATTTTCCATTCCGTGCGACCGATGCATGAAGCAGATCGATAAATGCTATCATTATACCTTTTGGCACACCCTGGTGTTGTCTTTGGAAAACGAGGACGATGTCAGCTATGTGGAGGTTCCCGATTACCAGCTGGATTTGGATGAGCTGATCCGGGCGGATATTTTGCTTGAGCTGCCGTCCAAGTATTTATGCAGCGATGATTGCAAAGGTCTGTGTCCTTCCTGCGGGAAAAATTTGAATGATGGAACATGCGATTGTGATTTTCATCAGATTGATCCTCGTTTGGAGGCTCTTAAAAAACTAATAGATTAGTCTGAGTTTTATAAGGAGGTGCTGAAGATGGCGGTACCAAAGAGTAAAGTGTCGAGTGCAAGACAGAATAAAAGACGTTCAAATGTTTGGAAGATGAGTGCTCCTGCTCTGGTGAAATGCCCTAAATGTGGCGAGTTGAAAACTCCGCACAGAGTTTGTGGCAGTTGTGGTTACTACAACGGCAGGGAAGTAATCAAAAAAGAAGCATAAGCTTTGTTTGATTTTCCAAAAATGTAGAGAAGGAGCGATCCTTCTCTTATTTTTTTATGAAATCTTTGTGCAGCAGAGGAGTTATTATGTCAGTTAAGATTCTATCGGTCGATCAGGACAGCCCTGCCGAAAAAGGGAAGATATTGCCGGGGGAAACGCTTGTTTCCATCAACGGCAATGAGATTAACGACGTTCTGGACTACCGCTTTTACGAGACGAGCAAGAACCTGTCCCTCCTGCTGACGGACAGCGGCCAGAATCCGCGTACGGTCTCCATCCGAAAAGGGGAATACGAGTCGATCGGGCTGGAATTCGAGACTTATTTGATGGATGAGCAGCATTCCTGCCGCAACAAATGTATTTTTTGCTTTATTGACCAGCTGCCGAAGGGAATGCGCAGTACCCTTTACTTCAAAGACGATGATTCCCGTCTCTCTTTTTTGTTCGGAAATTATATTACGCTGACCAATATGAGCGATCATGATGTCGACAGAATCATAAAAATGCACATCAGCCCCGTGAATATATCGGTTCATACCACAAATCCCGAGCTTCGGGTAAAAATGATGGGGAACCGGTTCGCCGGGGAATCGCTTCAAAGTTTGTACCGGTTCGCGCAGGCGGGCATCAAGATGAATACGCAGCTCGTCGTCTGCAGGGGAATCAACGACGGGGAAGAGTTAAAACGCAGCTTAACCGATCTGGGAAACCTCTATCCCGCGGTGCAGAGCATTGCCGCCGTGCCGGTCGGCCTGACACGGTTCAGGGAAGGGCTGTTCCCGCTTGAGTCGTTCGACAGGGATTCTGCGGAAGCGGCTGTACGGATTCTCGAGGAATTCGGGGACCGCTTTACAGCCAAGTTCGGGGAAAGGATCTGCTATGCCGCGGACGAATTTTACCTGAAGGCGGGACGTCCCATCCCGCCAGCCGAATTCTACGGCGATTTCGACCAGCTGGAAAACGGGGTGGGCCTGATGGCGAATCTGAAACAGGAATTTGAGAGTGCTCTGGAGGATTTTCAGGCTCCTTCCAAACCCCGCCGCGTTACGCTGGTGACAGGGACAAGCGTTTATAATTTTCTTAACTCTTTACTTGACGAATTAAGAATAAAATGCAATAATTTAGCATGTAATCTGATCCCAATTATGAATCATTATTTTGGGGATACCATAAATGTTACGGGACTGGTAACCGGTACCGATATCATACGGCAGTTAAAGGGGAAAGATTTAGGCGATGAGCTGATTGTGCCCGCCGTTATGCTTCGCCGCGAAGGGGATATTTTTCTGGATGATCTTTCCCTTGACGATCTGAGCAAAACCTTGAATATAAAAGTTACCGTATCTCCCAATGACGGATATGAGCTTTTGAATACAGTATTAGGGAGTTGATGTGATTGGCTAAACCTGTAGTTGCAATTGTAGGCAGGCCAAATGTCGGAAAATCGACACTTTTTAATAAATTGATCGGTGAACGCCTTTCCATTGTAGACGATACCCCGGGGGTTACCAGGGACAGAATCTACGGAGAATGCGAGTGGGGGAACCGAACCTTTTCCATTGTCGATACGGGCGGTATTGAACCCGATTCCGGCGACGTGATTTTAACGCAGATGAGGATGCAGGCCCAGCTTGCGATCGACGCGGCGGATGTCATTGTGCTTGTTACGGATATCCGTACGGGCGTTGTGGCCACGGACTCCGATATCGCGGCTATGCTGCTGAAAAGCGGAAGACCCGTGATCCTCTGCGTCAACAAGTGCGATACGATCGGGGAACCTCCGGCGGAATTTTACGAGTTTTACAATCTGGGGCTCGGCGACCCGGTGGCGGTTTCCTCCGTCCACGGCCACGGTACCGGCGATCTGCTCGACAGGATTGTGGAGCATCTTCCCGCAGAGGAAGAAGACGAGACCGACAGTGAAATCATTAAGGTCGCCATCATCGGCAAGCCGAACGTGGGGAAATCTTCCCTCGTGAACAAAATTTCAGGCGAGGAAAGATGCATCGTTTCCGACATTGCCGGCACAACGCGGGACGCGATCGATACGACCATTGAAAATCAGCACGGACGTTTTACGCTGATCGATACCGCCGGGCTCCGCAGGAAAAGCAAAGTGGACGATTCCATTGAAAAATACAGTGTCATCCGTGCGCAGATGGCGATAGAACGGGCCGACGTCTGTGTGATCATGATAGACGCCTCGGTCGGGTTTACCGACCAGGATTCCAAGGTGGCCGGTCTGGCGCACGAAGCGGGGAAGGGCTGCGTCATTGTCGTCAATAAATGGGATATTATAGAAAAAGACGACCGTACCATGACAGAATACCGCAAAAAGCTGGAGGACGATTTTTCTTTTATGTCCTATGCCCCTATGATCTTTATTTCAGCAAAAACAGGCCAGAGGCTCGACCGTCTCTTTGACCTGATCAAGCATGCCGCGAATTCCAACTCCATGCGGATTGCCACAGGCATGCTCAACGATGTCCTGGCGCAGGCTGTGGCCAGAGTCCAGCCGCCGACGGACAAGGGAAGGAGGTTGAAAATCTATTACATGACACAGGCGACGGTCAAACCGCCTACCTTTGTATGCTTTGTAAATTCCGCACAGCTGTTCCATTTTTCGTACCAAAGGTATCTTGAAAACCGAATCCGAGAGACTTTTGGACTGGAAGGCACCCCCATCCGGCTGATTGTGCGCGAGCGAGGAGATAAGTAAGGAGGAGTTACTGATGTTCAGTTATCTTAGAGATTTTGCACTGCCATCGGTTTTAGTAGCGCTTGTTTCATATTTCTTAGGAAGTATCAGTTCTTCTATCATTTTTACAAAAGTATTCGATAATAATGTGGATATCCGCACGCTGGGCAGCGGAAACGCGGGAGCGACCAATGTTCTGCGTTCCGTCGGCGTCAAGGCTGCGATTTTTACCTTTATTTTTGATTTTGCCAAAGGCGCGGTTTCCGTTATGATCGGCAGGGCGGTTTTTCAGTATGTCTGCAGCCAGGCTGCGGTGCCCCTGATGATAAACCCGCACGTTGTGGCGCAGTACGGCGCCTATATTGCGGGTGTGGCCTGCGTTTTCGGACATATTTATCCGATTTATTTCGGTTTCAGAGGCGGAAAGGGCGTACTGACCAGCGCCGCAATGATCGCGTTGATCGACTGGCGTGTGTTCCTGATCGTGATCGGTGTGTTTCTGGCTTTGTTCCTGAGCACCCAGATTGTCTCGCTGTCCTCCATCTGCGCGGCGGCGGCTTTTCCGGTTGCCACATTCATCATTACCTTTTTTATCGATTTCAGAGGAAATCAGGCGGCCGCCGGGCCGGTTCCGATTTCTTATGTATGGATAACGACCGCCGTTGCATTTTGTATGGGCTTTGTTCTGATTTATAAGCACAGAACCAATATTGAAAGAATCAAGAACGGGACCGAAAAGAAAATCACGATTAATCACAAAACATAAAAGCAGTGCCGCTATGAATTCCGGTCATAGCGGCACTGCTTTTATATCCACTTTTTTACGCAGAAAAAAGGAGCCCTTCAAGGCTCCTCTAAACATAATGTTTTTTTGATCAGACGGCCCGGGTTACCTTGCCGGAACGCAAGCAACGGGTGCAGGCGTAAATACGCTTAGGAGTACCGTTCACAACTGCTTTAACACGCTTAATATTGGGCTTCCAAGTTCTGTTCGCACGTCTGTGTGAGTGGGAGACCCTAATACCGAAAGCCATATCCTTGCCACAAACATCACATTTTGCCATGTGTCTGCACCTCCTTTAAAAGGACTGTTTATAGAATCGCAACAGTAGTATTCTATCAGATAATAAATGGAATTGCAAGCCTTTTCCTGCCTTTTTTGATTATATTGTGCCAGAAAAATGAATTTCAGCGATAAACCTCCTGGTTTTTACCGCCTTGCTTGTTTTTTAGGCCGAAAGGTATTATAATAATATTCCATAAAGGAGACTATGATATGCTGTTTAACATGATAAGTGATGTTTTTTCAGGACAGCCGTTTGACATGGCTTCCGCTTTATCCCAAATACTGGCTACCCTGTTTATCATTTTCTGCATTCTGCCTCTGCATGAATGTGCGCACGGCTGGGTTGCCTACAAGCTTGGCGACAAAACTGCCAAATACAGCGGCAGACTGACTTTGAATCCGCTCGCCAGCATTGACCCGGTCGGTTCGCTGTTCCTTCTTCTGTTCGGCTTTGGCTGGGCGAAGCCGGTTCCGGTTGATTCCCGGTATTTTAAAAACCCGAAACGAGATATGGCCATCACGGCTTTGGCGGGACCCTTGTCCAACCTGCTGGCGTCTCTTGTCGGCGCCATGATTTATCAGGGGCTTTGGATTGCGCTGAAAGCAAATGTCCCTGCGTTTGTGCAGACCTTCTTTATCGCCTATATCACGATCAATGTCGCCCTCGCGGTGTTCAATATGATTCCGCTTCCGCCGCTGGACGGTTCCAAAATTCTGGGTGCTTTTCTGTCCAGTAAAGCGCTTTACAATTATTACAGGTACCAGAACATTATCATCATGATCGCCTTCGTGGTATTGTTCAGCGGTATGCTCCGTGTTCCCCTTGCCGTCCTGCAGAGCGCCTGCCTGAACGTTGTACTGTGGCTGGCGGAACTTCCGTTCAAACTGTTCGGCCTGTTATAAAAGGGAAGGATTATGGAAAAACTATCCTATAGGCTGCCTGTTTTTGAAGGGCCTCTTGACCTGTTGCTTTATCTGATTGCCAAAAACAAACTGAATATCTGTGAGATTCCGATTGCCGAGCTTTTGGACCAGTACACGGAGCACATACAGGCAATGAAGGAACAGGACATGGATATCGCGAGCGATTTTCTGGAGATGGCGGCGCGGCTGGTCTATATGAAAACCGTTTATCTGCTCCCGAAGCACGAGGAAGCGGACGAGCTTCGGCGGGAACTGAGCGGACAGCTTCTGGAATATCAGGAATGCAAGCGCGTCGCGCGGGTTTTAGCCGAACATTTCAGCTTTAACGCTTTTGTCCGTGAACCTGCTGAAATACAGGTTGACCCCACTTACCGGCGCAATCATACGCCCGCGGAGCTTTTTAACGCTTACCATAACGCGGTGGGGAGGGGAAGGCGCCTGGTTCCGCCGCCTCCCGAAGCGTTTTCTCACCTTGTTACGCACAAAACCGTAACGGTTTCCTCACGGATCATCTATGTGCTGCGCCGTCTTTGGCAGAGAGACGGCATCAGATACGAAGAATTGTTTGAGGAAAAACGGGACAAATCCGATCTGGTGGCTACTTTTTTGGCGGTCCTGGAGCTGGTGAAAGGGAAGCGGGTGCGTATCGAAGGCGGAAGCTGCAGCGCGGTGGTAAAATTAATCAATGGCGGTGTGAAAAATTGGAGATCAAGAAATTTCAGGGAGCAATAGAAGCGATCCTTTTCTCAAGCGGAGATCCGGTTTCCATTGACAGAATAGCGGACGCGCTGGATCTGGACAAGTCCACCGTCGCGAAAATGCTTCAAAACCTGATGGACGAGTTCAACCGCGAAGAGGCGGGCGTCCAGATCGTAAAGCTGGAAGATCATTATCAGATGTGCTCCAATCCTCAATATGCCGAATATGTCCGCCGGATTCTGGATATGCGCCGCAACACCCCCCTGTCCCAGGCGGGCATGGAGGTGCTTGCTATTGTCGCCTATAATCAGCCGGTAACAAAGGCTTTTGTAGAGCAGGTCCGCGGTGTGGACTGTTCCGGGGTGCTGGGCAGTCTGACTGCAAAGGGACTGATCGAAGAGCGGGGCCGGCTGGAGCTTCCGGGAAGGCCGCTGCTTTACGGCACCACGCCTAATTTTTTGCGGTGCCTGAATATTTCTTCTCTCAGCGAGCTTCCGCCTCTTGAAAAATCACGGCAGGAGGAAAACGCGGCAGAGAAAATGGCGGACGTTTCCGCCGGATGACCGGATAAATGGATGAACTGCAGGAGGCATTATGACAGCTTTATTGATTGTTTTGGGAATCGCCCTGTTCCTTTTTGTCCTTTTGCTCTTTCCCGTTTCTGTTTCCGCCTGTTTTGAACAGGAGTTTTCCGCGAAAATCAAGTATTTGTTTTTCAGCTATCAAATTCCTTCGGAACCCCGGGAAACCGGGGAACCGGAAAAAACTGGAAAGGAAGAAACAGGAGAAAAAAGTGACGCATATTCAAAATTTAGGGACATAATAAAGCGTAAGGGTTTATCCGGTTTTTTGGACATCATCAGTGAATTTGCCTCCATTGCCACAGGAGCGGCTAAAAACCTTTTTTCTCACGTTGTCATTCAGCGTATTTTTGTTGATATTGCAGTTGCGGATGAAGACGCCGCGCAGGCTGCCATTTCCTACGGATGCACCTGTTCCGTGGTTTATCCCGCAATGGCGGTGCTTGTTACCCGGGTGAAATGCAGGGACTATCATATCCATATCGCTCCCGACTTCAATGAGAAGGAGAGCCGGATTTTCTTTACCTGCGAAATAAAAACAAAACTGCTTTTTATCCTTTCGTCCATGCTGCCCGCGCTATTAAAATCATTGATGCTGCTGAAAAAAATAAAAATAAACCCAACGAAAATCAAAAAAACGACAGATAAGGCGGTGCATTAAAAATGAGCGATCATCCTATTGAAGGCATGATGAATACAACTCTGGAAAAAATCAAGCAAATGGTTGACATCAATTCCATTGTCGGTGACCCGATTACCGCACCGGATGGATCCATTATTATTCCGATCTCCAAAATCAGCTATGGGTTCGCTTCCGGCGGTTCTGACTTCCCAAGTAAAGTCCAGTCGGAAAAGAACTTTTTCGGCGGAGGTACCGGAGCCGGTGTTTCCATCAATCCGGTGGCTTTCATTACGATTTGCAACGGATCGGTGAAAATGCTGCAGATTGACCCTTACAACAATACCGTGGACAGAGTGATCGGCATGTTCCCCGATGTGGTCGATAAAATCAGCGGCCTTTTTAACAAAAAGGACGAAGGAAAAAAATCAAAGAACCCTGAAAACAAAAACGGGGATGATGTTTCACAGACAAAAGGCGTGAAACTGGACGACCCGCAAATATAATTTTTCAATATTGAAGCAACCGCTTGCATATAAATTGATAGGCAGGTGGTTGTTTTGTTAAAAAAGAAAATATCTTTATGGCTATGTCTGTTATTTTTTTCTCTTTCCTTTCCGGTTTCCGTGTGGGCGGATGGCCAGCCGCAGGTTTCCGCAAAATCAGCGGTGTTGATGAACGCGGACAATGGGCAGGTACTATACGCGAAGAACGAAGATGACAAACGGCCCATGGCAAGCACGACAAAAATCATGACGGCTCTGATTACGCTGGAAACCGCCGCGGTGGATAATAAAATCGTTACCATAACGGACAGCATGGTTCGGGTAGAGGGTTCCTCCATGGGCCTGAAGCCCGGCAACAAGCTCAGCCTGAAGTCTCTGGCGGAAGGGATGCTGGTCGTTTCGGGAAATGACGCGGCCAACTCCGCGGCCATCGCCATAGGCGGTTCCTTAGATGCCTTTGCGGAGCTGATGAATCAACGGGCGCAGCAGTTGGGCATGAAGGATACCCATTTTGTCACGCCCTCCGGCCTGGACAATTCGGAGCATTATACAACAGCCAGCGATCTGGCTAAATTGGCCATGGCGGCGATGCAGAACCCCGATTTTGCGGCAATCGCCTCCCAAAAGGCAGTCACCGTGCAATATGTGAATCCGGTTCAGACCATCCGCTTTACCAATCACAACAAGCTGCTGAGCATGTATGAGGGCTGTATCGGGGTAAAAACGGGCTTTACCAAAAAATCCGGAAGATGTCTGGTCTCTTCGGCGGAGCGGAATGGGGTCTGTCTGGTCGCGGTTACGCTGGATGCGCCCGACGACTGGAACGATCATCAGAAAATACTGAATTACGGGTTTGCGCAATTGTCCTCGTATCCCGTTGACGACTCCTCTTTCACTGTGCAGATCCCGGTTGTGGGCGGTTCGTCAAACCGGATTATGGTGAAGGGCAGCACGGGGAAAGAAATCGTTGTAACCGCTGATGAAATACCGAACATAAAAAGGACTGTTGAACTGCCCTCTTTTTTTTATGCGCCCGTACAGGAGGGGCAGACGCTCGGCGTTGTCAGGTACACGCTGAATGGGAAAACGCTTGCCACCACGGACCTGATTGCCGACGGGCAGGTCCCGAGAGCTGCGATCCACAAAAACAGGTTCCAGATATTTTGGGACTGGGTAAAAAATCTGTTTTTATAAATGAAATATAAAGGATGTATTATACGATGGCAAAAGATGTTAGGCTGCAAAAAATGCTTGCGGACTGCGGGGTTGCTTCCAGAAGAAAGGCGGAAGAAATGATTTCCGCCGGGGAAGTAAAGGTAAATGGCATTACAGCAAAAATCGGCGATAAGGCAGATCCGAAAAAGGATAAGGTCAGCGTGAACGGCAGGCTGCTGGACACTCATGTGAAGCCAATCTATATCATGCTGAACAAGCCGCGCGGCTTTATCACCACCATGAGTGATGAGATGGACCGGAAATGTGTGGCAGAGCTCATTAAGGATGTGCCGGAGCGTATTTATCCGGTGGGCCGTCTGGATCGGGAGTCCGAAGGGCTTCTGCTGATGACGAACGACGGGGAATTTGCCAACGCGATGACCCACCCGTCGCTGCATATTCCCAAAACCTATCGCGTAACGGTGCATCCTTCCATTTCGGAAGACCAGCTGACCCAGATAGCGGTGGGCATCGTAATCGACGGCAGGAAAACCGCGCCGGCCAAGGTCAATGTTCTTTCCCAGGAAACCGGGCGCGTGGTGCTGGAAATCGTGCTGTACGAAGGCAGAAACCGCCAGATCCGCAAAATGTGCGAACAGCTCGGTCTGGAAGTAGCGCGGTTAAAGCGGATTGCGGTCGGTCCTGTAAAGCTTGGAATGCTCCAGCCCG
Proteins encoded in this region:
- a CDS encoding YceD family protein codes for the protein MLLDLKKVFSDREESCSFDYLLDLSSTDINGYHPFVSPVKVRGTVKGQDGFAQLNAEVSFEFSIPCDRCMKQIDKCYHYTFWHTLVLSLENEDDVSYVEVPDYQLDLDELIRADILLELPSKYLCSDDCKGLCPSCGKNLNDGTCDCDFHQIDPRLEALKKLID
- the rpmF gene encoding 50S ribosomal protein L32, whose protein sequence is MAVPKSKVSSARQNKRRSNVWKMSAPALVKCPKCGELKTPHRVCGSCGYYNGREVIKKEA
- a CDS encoding DUF512 domain-containing protein; amino-acid sequence: MSVKILSVDQDSPAEKGKILPGETLVSINGNEINDVLDYRFYETSKNLSLLLTDSGQNPRTVSIRKGEYESIGLEFETYLMDEQHSCRNKCIFCFIDQLPKGMRSTLYFKDDDSRLSFLFGNYITLTNMSDHDVDRIIKMHISPVNISVHTTNPELRVKMMGNRFAGESLQSLYRFAQAGIKMNTQLVVCRGINDGEELKRSLTDLGNLYPAVQSIAAVPVGLTRFREGLFPLESFDRDSAEAAVRILEEFGDRFTAKFGERICYAADEFYLKAGRPIPPAEFYGDFDQLENGVGLMANLKQEFESALEDFQAPSKPRRVTLVTGTSVYNFLNSLLDELRIKCNNLACNLIPIMNHYFGDTINVTGLVTGTDIIRQLKGKDLGDELIVPAVMLRREGDIFLDDLSLDDLSKTLNIKVTVSPNDGYELLNTVLGS
- the der gene encoding ribosome biogenesis GTPase Der, encoding MAKPVVAIVGRPNVGKSTLFNKLIGERLSIVDDTPGVTRDRIYGECEWGNRTFSIVDTGGIEPDSGDVILTQMRMQAQLAIDAADVIVLVTDIRTGVVATDSDIAAMLLKSGRPVILCVNKCDTIGEPPAEFYEFYNLGLGDPVAVSSVHGHGTGDLLDRIVEHLPAEEEDETDSEIIKVAIIGKPNVGKSSLVNKISGEERCIVSDIAGTTRDAIDTTIENQHGRFTLIDTAGLRRKSKVDDSIEKYSVIRAQMAIERADVCVIMIDASVGFTDQDSKVAGLAHEAGKGCVIVVNKWDIIEKDDRTMTEYRKKLEDDFSFMSYAPMIFISAKTGQRLDRLFDLIKHAANSNSMRIATGMLNDVLAQAVARVQPPTDKGRRLKIYYMTQATVKPPTFVCFVNSAQLFHFSYQRYLENRIRETFGLEGTPIRLIVRERGDK
- the plsY gene encoding glycerol-3-phosphate 1-O-acyltransferase PlsY — protein: MFSYLRDFALPSVLVALVSYFLGSISSSIIFTKVFDNNVDIRTLGSGNAGATNVLRSVGVKAAIFTFIFDFAKGAVSVMIGRAVFQYVCSQAAVPLMINPHVVAQYGAYIAGVACVFGHIYPIYFGFRGGKGVLTSAAMIALIDWRVFLIVIGVFLALFLSTQIVSLSSICAAAAFPVATFIITFFIDFRGNQAAAGPVPISYVWITTAVAFCMGFVLIYKHRTNIERIKNGTEKKITINHKT
- the rpmB gene encoding 50S ribosomal protein L28: MAKCDVCGKDMAFGIRVSHSHRRANRTWKPNIKRVKAVVNGTPKRIYACTRCLRSGKVTRAV
- a CDS encoding site-2 protease family protein; amino-acid sequence: MLFNMISDVFSGQPFDMASALSQILATLFIIFCILPLHECAHGWVAYKLGDKTAKYSGRLTLNPLASIDPVGSLFLLLFGFGWAKPVPVDSRYFKNPKRDMAITALAGPLSNLLASLVGAMIYQGLWIALKANVPAFVQTFFIAYITINVALAVFNMIPLPPLDGSKILGAFLSSKALYNYYRYQNIIIMIAFVVLFSGMLRVPLAVLQSACLNVVLWLAELPFKLFGLL
- a CDS encoding segregation and condensation protein A — translated: MEKLSYRLPVFEGPLDLLLYLIAKNKLNICEIPIAELLDQYTEHIQAMKEQDMDIASDFLEMAARLVYMKTVYLLPKHEEADELRRELSGQLLEYQECKRVARVLAEHFSFNAFVREPAEIQVDPTYRRNHTPAELFNAYHNAVGRGRRLVPPPPEAFSHLVTHKTVTVSSRIIYVLRRLWQRDGIRYEELFEEKRDKSDLVATFLAVLELVKGKRVRIEGGSCSAVVKLINGGVKNWRSRNFREQ
- the scpB gene encoding SMC-Scp complex subunit ScpB; this translates as MEIKKFQGAIEAILFSSGDPVSIDRIADALDLDKSTVAKMLQNLMDEFNREEAGVQIVKLEDHYQMCSNPQYAEYVRRILDMRRNTPLSQAGMEVLAIVAYNQPVTKAFVEQVRGVDCSGVLGSLTAKGLIEERGRLELPGRPLLYGTTPNFLRCLNISSLSELPPLEKSRQEENAAEKMADVSAG
- a CDS encoding DUF2953 domain-containing protein, which produces MDIISEFASIATGAAKNLFSHVVIQRIFVDIAVADEDAAQAAISYGCTCSVVYPAMAVLVTRVKCRDYHIHIAPDFNEKESRIFFTCEIKTKLLFILSSMLPALLKSLMLLKKIKINPTKIKKTTDKAVH
- the ytfJ gene encoding GerW family sporulation protein, translated to MSDHPIEGMMNTTLEKIKQMVDINSIVGDPITAPDGSIIIPISKISYGFASGGSDFPSKVQSEKNFFGGGTGAGVSINPVAFITICNGSVKMLQIDPYNNTVDRVIGMFPDVVDKISGLFNKKDEGKKSKNPENKNGDDVSQTKGVKLDDPQI
- a CDS encoding D-alanyl-D-alanine carboxypeptidase family protein; translation: MVVLLKKKISLWLCLLFFSLSFPVSVWADGQPQVSAKSAVLMNADNGQVLYAKNEDDKRPMASTTKIMTALITLETAAVDNKIVTITDSMVRVEGSSMGLKPGNKLSLKSLAEGMLVVSGNDAANSAAIAIGGSLDAFAELMNQRAQQLGMKDTHFVTPSGLDNSEHYTTASDLAKLAMAAMQNPDFAAIASQKAVTVQYVNPVQTIRFTNHNKLLSMYEGCIGVKTGFTKKSGRCLVSSAERNGVCLVAVTLDAPDDWNDHQKILNYGFAQLSSYPVDDSSFTVQIPVVGGSSNRIMVKGSTGKEIVVTADEIPNIKRTVELPSFFYAPVQEGQTLGVVRYTLNGKTLATTDLIADGQVPRAAIHKNRFQIFWDWVKNLFL
- a CDS encoding pseudouridine synthase codes for the protein MAKDVRLQKMLADCGVASRRKAEEMISAGEVKVNGITAKIGDKADPKKDKVSVNGRLLDTHVKPIYIMLNKPRGFITTMSDEMDRKCVAELIKDVPERIYPVGRLDRESEGLLLMTNDGEFANAMTHPSLHIPKTYRVTVHPSISEDQLTQIAVGIVIDGRKTAPAKVNVLSQETGRVVLEIVLYEGRNRQIRKMCEQLGLEVARLKRIAVGPVKLGMLQPGTWRPLTAEEVKKLAAGAKADKQHKEAGSEADDFHSDIKRPRQSRPNHTAPSRRRK